Proteins encoded in a region of the Cuculus canorus isolate bCucCan1 unplaced genomic scaffold, bCucCan1.pri scaffold_93_arrow_ctg1, whole genome shotgun sequence genome:
- the LOC128850831 gene encoding olfactory receptor 14J1-like, with translation MSNSSSITQFLLLAFADTRELQLLHFWLFLSIYLAALLGNGLIITTIACEHRLHTPMYFFLLNLSILDLGSISTIVPKSMANSLWSTRAISHTGCASQVFLFLFFIAAEYSLLTVMSYDRYVAICKPLHYGTLLGSRACVHMAAAAWGAGFLNALLQTTNTFSLPLCQGNAVEQFFCEIPQILKLSCSHSYLREAGISVFGACLVFGCFVFIVVSYVQIFRAVLRIPSEQGRHKAFSTCLPHLAVVSLFISTAGFAYLKPRSISSPSLDLVVSVLYSVVPPALNPLIYSLRNQQLKDAVWKLISGWVSEAINCSSYST, from the coding sequence atgtccaacagcagctccatcacccagttcctcctcctggcattcgcagacacacgggagctgcagctcttgcacttctggctcttcctcagcatctacctggctgccctcctgggcaacggcctcatcatcaccaccattgCCTGTGAGCACCgcctccacacccccatgtacttcttcctaCTCAACCTCTCTATTCTTGACCTGGGTTCCATCTCTACCattgtccccaaatccatggcaaATTCTCTCTGGAGCACCAGGGCCATCTCCCACACAGGATGTGCttctcaagtctttctctttctgtttttcattgcaGCAGAATACTCTCTTCTCACAGTCATGTCCTatgaccgctacgttgccatctgcaaacccctgcactacgggaccctcctgggcagcagagcttgtgtccacatggcagcagctgcctggggcgctgggtttctcaaTGCTCTCCTGCAGACAACTAATACATtttctctgcccctctgccagggcaatgctgtggaacagttcttctgtgaaatccctcagatcctcaagctctcctgctcacactcctacCTCAGGGAAGCTGGGATCAGTGTGTTCGGTGCCTGTTTagtttttggctgttttgttttcattgtggtgtcctatgtgcagatcttcagggctgtgctgaggatcccctctgagcagggacggcacaaagccttttccacgtgcctccctcacctggctgtgGTCTCCCTCTTTATCAGCACTGCAGGgtttgcctacctgaagccccgctccatctcctctccatccctggaccTTGTGGTGTCAGTTCTATACTCAGTAGTGCCTCCAGCAttgaaccccctcatctacagcttgaggaaccagcagctcaaggatgcagtgtggaaactgatatCTGGGTGGGTCTCTGAAGCAATAAACTGCTCATCATATTCTACATAG